The following are encoded in a window of Flavobacterium sp. WC2421 genomic DNA:
- a CDS encoding ABC transporter ATP-binding protein: MARFKENDLPKSKITASSLNKATLIFRYAGNHRWKFYVGLVFLLLTGATALAFPKLMGLLIDCVKNKDNAQANTIALFLIGILFMQSIFSFFRLSLFINFTEHTLANLRLSLYSNLVKLPMSFFSQKRVGELNSRISSDITQIQDTLTSTIAEFLRQFILIIGGVALLATESFKLTLLMLSVVPLVAVAAVIFGRFIRKFSKNVQDQVAESQVIVEETMQGISIVKAFANEWYEIARYDGKIKEVVKLAIKGGKYRGYFASFIIFCLFGAIVAVVWFGVRLSISGEMSVGQLISFVLYSTFVGASFGGIAELYAQIQKAIGATERVFELLEETPEKINSVQNAVKNKIKGNVTFKNVAFSYPSRKEINVLKNVNFTAEFGQKIAIVGPSGTGKSTIASLLLRFYDIDSGEIIIDGKNIYDYDLENLRGNMSIVPQDVILFGGTIRENIAYGKPDASEDEILLAAKQANAFNFIEGFPEKFETLVGERGIKLSGGQRQRIAIARALLKNPSILILDEATSSLDSESEKLVQEALEILMEGRTSIIIAHRLSTIRSANQILVLDNGIISEQGTHLELISLENGKYKNLSNLQFSNS; this comes from the coding sequence ATGGCAAGGTTCAAAGAAAATGATTTACCCAAATCAAAAATTACAGCAAGTTCTCTCAATAAAGCAACCCTTATATTTCGATATGCTGGTAACCATCGTTGGAAATTTTATGTTGGATTAGTCTTTTTACTTCTTACTGGAGCAACTGCCTTAGCTTTCCCAAAATTAATGGGATTGTTAATTGATTGTGTGAAAAATAAAGACAACGCTCAAGCTAATACCATTGCACTATTTTTAATAGGTATTCTTTTTATGCAATCTATATTTTCATTTTTTAGATTGTCATTGTTTATCAATTTCACTGAACATACTTTGGCTAACCTTCGTTTGTCATTATATAGTAATTTGGTAAAGTTACCTATGTCTTTCTTTTCTCAAAAACGTGTTGGGGAATTGAATAGTAGAATTAGCTCAGATATCACACAAATTCAAGATACGCTAACTTCAACTATTGCAGAGTTTTTAAGGCAATTCATTTTAATAATAGGTGGTGTTGCTCTATTGGCGACTGAAAGTTTTAAACTAACCTTATTGATGTTATCAGTAGTACCATTAGTTGCTGTTGCTGCAGTAATTTTTGGTCGGTTTATTCGAAAATTTTCTAAAAACGTACAAGATCAAGTAGCCGAAAGTCAGGTGATTGTTGAAGAAACCATGCAAGGTATTAGTATTGTTAAGGCTTTTGCCAATGAATGGTATGAAATTGCCCGTTATGACGGAAAAATAAAAGAAGTAGTAAAATTAGCCATTAAAGGCGGAAAATATAGAGGGTATTTTGCTTCATTTATAATTTTCTGTTTGTTTGGTGCTATTGTAGCCGTAGTATGGTTTGGTGTTCGGTTGAGTATTAGTGGCGAGATGAGTGTGGGACAGTTAATTTCATTTGTCCTCTATTCTACTTTTGTAGGAGCTTCTTTTGGAGGTATTGCTGAATTGTATGCACAAATACAAAAAGCAATTGGTGCCACGGAGCGTGTGTTTGAATTATTGGAGGAAACTCCTGAAAAAATTAATTCCGTACAAAATGCTGTAAAAAACAAAATTAAAGGAAATGTCACCTTCAAAAATGTGGCTTTCAGTTATCCATCAAGAAAAGAAATAAATGTTTTAAAAAATGTTAATTTCACTGCTGAATTTGGACAAAAGATCGCTATTGTTGGCCCTAGTGGAACAGGTAAATCAACTATTGCTTCCTTATTATTACGTTTTTACGATATTGATAGTGGCGAAATTATAATTGACGGTAAAAATATATACGATTACGATTTAGAAAATCTTCGTGGAAATATGAGTATTGTTCCTCAAGATGTCATATTATTTGGAGGAACCATTAGAGAAAATATAGCCTACGGAAAACCTGATGCAAGTGAAGATGAAATTCTATTAGCTGCTAAACAAGCGAATGCTTTTAATTTTATCGAAGGTTTCCCAGAGAAATTTGAAACATTAGTAGGAGAAAGAGGAATCAAACTTTCCGGTGGTCAAAGACAGCGTATTGCTATTGCTAGAGCTTTACTTAAAAATCCAAGTATATTGATTCTTGATGAAGCCACTTCTTCATTAGACAGCGAAAGTGAAAAGCTTGTTCAAGAAGCTTTAGAAATATTAATGGAAGGTAGAACAAGCATCATTATTGCGCACCGACTTTCTACTATTCGTAGTGCCAATCAAATTCTGGTACTTGATAACGGAATCATCTCAGAACAAGGAACGCACCTAGAACTAATTTCTCTAGAAAACGGTAAATATAAAAACTTAAGTAACTTACAGTTTAGTAATTCTTAG